GGGTGACGGCGGCGCGCAGGGCGTATTCGGCAGTCTGGGAAAACATGGCTCTCCTCGGGGGGACCAGGCGTGGTCCCAGGTCCCTACTCTAGCTCCGCGTAGCCTGCAAAACTGTTCATGTGCTGCCGGTGGCGCCAGGGGGCCTTGGCGGGGGGGCTGCCCATTCGCCCTGAAGCATTTGCCTGCTTGCACCGCTGCCCCGGCCACCGCTGCTCCGGCCTCTACCCCCAGCCTTCTACGGCCCTTTCGGCACCGTCCAGTGCTCGGCCAGCAGGTAGGTCAAGAAGGCAGGCAGCGGCAGCGGTTCGGCGGCCAGGAAGCCCTGAAAAAAGTCACAGTTGAGGTCGCGCAGCAGCCGCAGTTGCTCGCGGGTTTCGACCCCTTCGGCCACGACCTGCATCTGGCCGTTGTGGGCAAACGTGACCAGGGCACGCACCACCGCGTCGAGGGCGCTGCTCTGCTCAGCGCGGTGGGTAAGGTGACGCATGATTTCCTGGTCAATCTTGAGCAGCTGCGCGGGCAAGACGGCCAGCCGCACCCAGTTGGAGTGTCCCCGGCCCACGTCGTCGAGGGCCAGGCGAAAGCCCTGCTCGCGCAGTTCGGCCAGCACCCCGGTGGCGGCGGGCAGCAGTGCCGTTTCTTCGGTGAGTTCGAGGGTGAGGGTGCCCGGCGTCAGACCGTGCTGACTCAGGGCGCGGCTGAGCTCCTCGGTAAAGTCGAGCTTGAGCAGTTGCCGCGGCGAGACGTTGACGCTTACCACGCAGTCCTTGCAGGCGGCGCGAATCCGGGCGAGGTCCTCCACCGCCCGCCGGATGACCCAGTCACCGAGCGCCACGATCAGGTCGCTCTGTTCGGCCACCGGAATGAAGCGCTGCGGGCCAAGCAAGCCGAGGTGCGGGTGGTTCCAGCGCAGCAGCGCCTCGGCACCGGAGACCACGCCGCGCCGCACGTCAATCACCGGCTGGTAGTAGAGCTCGAATTCGCCGCCCTGCAACGCCTGCCGCAGGTCCTGTTCGATTTCCAGTCGCTCGCGGGCGCGGACGCTGAGGTCGGCGGTGTAGGTGCGCAGGGCCGAGCGCTGCTCCTTGGCGCTGTAGAGGGCGAGGTCGGCATGTTTGTAGAGCGTGAGCTGGTCCCCGGCGTCGGCCGGGCAGAAACTCAGGCCCCCGGAAGCGTCAAGCTTGAGGGTCCGGCCTGCCAGCGACAGCGGCTGCGCAACGCTGCTCAGCACGGCCCGGGCACGGTCGTGCACGGTTTCGGGGCTGCAGCTGCCCGGGAAAAACAGTACGAACTCGTCGCCGCCGATGCGGGCCGCGTGCACGCCCGGCGGCAACTGGCCCTGGATACGCCGCGCCACCTCCTGCAGCACGGCGTCGCCCACGTCGTGTCCAAGCACGTCATTGACTTGCTTGAAGTGGTCGAGGTCAAGCAGCAGCAGGGCGCCCGCTTGCTGGCGCTGCAACTCGCGGTCAATCAGGTGCGAGATTCCGCGCCGGTTGAGCAGCGGCGTCAGGTCGTCGTGGGCGGCGTGGACGCTCAGTTTTTCCTGTGACTCGCGCAGCTCCGCATTGAGACGGTCGAGTTCCTTGCGCCGCTTGCGCTCTTCGTCGGCCTGGTAGCGCAGACGCTCGACCTGAAGCTGTACGGCGGCCACCTGCGCCCGGTGGTCGCTGACCGTCATGACCAGTGCAGCGTCCACCGCGTAGAAGCGCTCGAAGTAGGCCAGCGCTTCTTCGAACCGGCCCTGTGCCCGCAGCGCCTCCACCAGCGCCTGGTAGACTTCGGCCTGAAATTCCGGCGAAGGCAGTGAGAGCGAGAGCGTCAGCGCCTCTTGCAGCAGTTCTTCGGTCTCAGCCCACTGTGCCCGCTGGGCATGAAGTTTGCCGAGCAGAAAAAGCCCGGCGGCGTGTTGCCCGCGCAGGGTCAGGGCGCCGGACAGCGTCAGGCCCTCTACCACACACGCCTGTGCCCGTTCCGACTGCCCGAGTTGCAGCCACGCTTGGCCGAGCAGCAGCAGCAGCAGCGCCTCGGCGCGGGCCACCCCACTCCGGCGGGCCAGGGGCAGGCTGCTCAGCAGTTCCTCGCGCGCCTGGTCCGGAGCATGCCGCGCGAGATAGTGGTGGGCGAGGTTGATGCTCACCTGCAGCCGCGACGGATGTTCGGGAGGCAACGACTCCGCTGCCTGCTGCGCCTGCTGGATAAACTGCTCGGCCGTATCCTCTTCACGCAGCAGGGTGTGCAGGCGGCCCACATACCCGAGCACCTCGGCGTGAAGCGCGGTGTCCTGAAGCGAGCGGACCAGCAGCAGCGCCTGCTGAAACGACAGGAACGCCAGCCCCAGCTGTCCGCTAAGCATCTGTGCGACGCCGCTCCAGATGGTGGCGCGGGCCTCGACCGCCGGAAGGTGCCGTGTCCGGGCCAGTTCGGCGGCGCGCTCCGTATCGTGCAGGGCGTGCAGGTAATCGCCGGTATACAGCCGCGCTGCGCCGCACAGGGCCAGCAGGTGAATAAGCTCTTCCGGTTGCTGGGTCTTCTCATCCAGTGCCAGCCGCCGCTCGAGCTCGGCGAGTGCGGTGGCTGGGGCCAGGTCAAGCAGTGCGGCAAGTTCCTGGGCAGTCAGCAGGGATGGGTAAGGCGGGGGGCCGGTCGAACCGCCCTGGCCATTCCCGGCATTCATCCGGCCCCCGCCTGAACCGCCAGCGTTTCGACATTCATCATCAGGTCTCCTCGTGCCCACGATAGCAACGCTGCTTGCCGGGTGCGAGGTATCTTTCCGCTCCAGGCCGCGTAGCTGCTTGCTCAGACGCTGGCGTGCCGGTGCACTGGTGCGCGGCTGGCGACCGCCGCAGCGCGGGAAGCACGGCTCCGACCCGTTTGGAGGCCAGCCCGGCTGCGGTTCGGGTGCAGCCAGGCCAGGCAGCGGTTTTATGCCCAAAGCGCGGGGCGCTGAACTGGGAGCGCACTTGCCCTGAGGCACGCTCCCCGGTTCAGCTGCACGCTCAGGCGGGAATGACGCCCGCGAAGCTCTGGCTGGGCCCGAAGGTTTCGGTAAAGCGCTGGGCCGCCGGCACGCCCAGTTCGTCCAGCAGCTGCTCTACCGCGCAGGCAAAGCCAGCCGGGCCGCAGAAATAGTAGTCCGCCTCCTGCGCGCCCGCCGGCAGCGACGGCTGCAGCGCGTCCAGGGAAAGCCGGCCTTCCCGGTCGAAATGCACCCCCTGCTGGTCTCCGTCCGCAACCATCTCGTAAAAGGTGGCCCGCTTCACCTGCGGGTTGCCGGCGATCAGCTGCGCGATTTCGTCATGGAAAGCGTGGACCTCGCGGCCGCGTACCGCATGGACGAATGTGACCGGGCGTGTGGAGTCCTGCGCCAGCAGTTCCCGCAGCATCGCCAGCAGCGGCGTGATGCCCACCCCGCCGCTGAGCATCACCAGCGGGCGCGGCGAGTCTTGCAGCACGAAGTCGCCGGCCGGCAGGTGTACGGCCAGTTCGTCGCCCTGCTGCACCCCGTCATGCAGGTGGCCCGACACCAGCCCGCCCGGCTCACGCTTGACCGAGATGCGGTAGCGGTGGCCGTCCCACGGGGCCGAGAGGCTGTACTGGCGAATCTGGAAGTGTTCGCTGCCCGGCACCTTGACCCGCAGGGCCAGGTACTGCCCGGCGCGGTAGGGCGGCAGCGGCTGGCCGTCGGCCGGCTCCAGCACGAAGGAGGTGATTTCACTGCTCTCGGCTTTTTTCTCGGCCACCCGGAACGGCTTGAACCCGCGCCATCCGCCGGGCTGCGCTGCGCCCTGGGCATACATGTCACCCTCTACGCGGATCATCAGCTCGGCCAGTTGGCCGTAAGCGGCGGCCCAGGCGTCCAGAATTTCTGGGGTGGCGGCGTCGCCCAGTACCGCAGCGATGGCGCCCAGCAAATGTTCGCCCACGATGGGGTAATGCTCGGGCAGCACTTCCAGGCTGACATGCTTGTGGGCGATGCGCTCCACCATGCCGCCCAGCTGCCCTGCCGCGTCGATGTGCTCAGCGTAGGCCAGAACCGAGGCGGCCAGGGAGCGGGCCTGGCGGCCAGTTGCCTGGTTGGCCGGGTTGAAGATGTTCAGCAGCTCCGGATGGGCACGGAACATATCGGCGTAAAAGTGCCGGGTGATGTCCTCACCGTGAGCGCGCAGGGCGGGCACGGTGGCCTTGACGAGCCGAATCTGTTCCGCATTCATGGAGGCCATTTTAAAGTGGACAAATTTATCCACAATGGCGAATGTCCTGCTGGTGCCGGCTGGGGGCCACGGCTGTCGGGGCCTGGACATCTCTCACCGGAAGGTCCAGGCCCCGACAGCCGCTTGCTGCCCCGTCAGACGGTTGAGTTCAGTGCTCTGGCCTCAATCCGCCTTGGAAGTGGACCGGCCTTCCGGGGCCAGCGACGTTCCCGCCACGGGCGCGGGCTCCGGGAGGGGCTGCTCCAGGAAGGGTTGGGCGCGGGAGGTGCGCCTGACCAGCGGGTCATTTGCCAGGGCCCGCAGCAGCGACACGCACATGGCGAGCATGATGACGGTAAAGGGCAGCGCGGCGGTAATGGTGGCACTTTGCAGCCCGCTCAGACCGCCGCTGACCAGCAGGGCTACGGCAATCAGCGACTGCGCGGTCCCCCAGGCCAGCTTGATGCCCATCGGCGGGTTCTGGTTGCCGTCGGTGGACAGCATGCCCAGTACGAAGGTGGCCGAGTCGGCACTGGTGATAAAAAATGAGGTGACCAGCAGCGTGGCGATTACGGCCAGCACGCCGCCCCAGGGCAGGGTCTCCAGCAGGGCGAACATGGCCGTGGACGTATCGGCCGCCGTGGCCTGAGCAATGCTGCCGAGGCCCTGCATATCCTGAAAGATGGCTGTGCCGCCAAACACCGAAAACCACAGGAAGCACACCAGGCTGGGCACGATCAGCACGCCGGTCAGGAACTCGCGGATGGTGCGGCCACGCGAAATCCGGGCGATAAACAGCCCCACGAACGGTGCCCAGGCAATCCACCACGCCCAGTAGAATACTGACCAGTCCCGCACCCAGCTGTCGCCACTGAACGGCGAAAGGCTGGTGGACATGCCGATCAGGTTTTGCAGGTAGGCGCCCAGCGAAGTGGTGAACACGTCCAGCAGAAAGACCGTGGGTCCGATGACAGCCACCGCCAGGAACAGCAGACCAGCCAGCCCGATGTTCAGGTTGGACAGAATCTGAATGCCCTTGCCCAGCCCGGTCGCGGCGCTGATCATGAACAGTACCGTGACGGCGGCGATGATGCCCAGTTGCAAGGTCTGGGTGTTTTCCAGCCCCAACAGGAAGTTCCCGCCCGAGGCGATCTGCGCTGCGCCGAAACCCAGTGTGGTCGCCACACCGAAGATGGTGGCGAGAATGGAAAAAATGTCGATGGCTTTGCCCGGCCAGCGGTCCACCCACTTGCCTATCAGCGGCCGGAAGGTGCTGGACACCAGTGTTTTGTCGTTCTTGCGAAAGCCGAAATAAGCGATCGCCAGCGCCACCACCGAATAGATGGCCCAGGGGTGCAGACCCCAATGAAAGAAGGTGTACTGAAAAGCGGCGCGGGCGGCTTCGTTGGTGCCGCCCTCAATGCCGGCGGGTGGGCGTGCGAAGTGACTCATCGGCTCGGCCACTCCGTAGAACACCAGCCCGATACCCATGCCGGCGCTGAACAGCATGGAAAACCATGAGGCGGTCGAGAATTCCGGGTCCTCGTCGTCACGGCCCAGTGGAATGCGGCCGTACTTGGAAAAGGCCAGGTACAGGCAGAACACAAGAAAAACCAGGGCCGAGAGCATATAGAACCAGCCGAAATCGGCGGTAGCGAAGGCGAGTGCACTGCTGGAGACGCTATTGAGCGATTCTGGACCAGTCAGCCCCCACAGTACGAACGCGGCGATGATCGCCAGAGAAATCCATAAAACCAAAACACTTCTCCACTCTGTAATACTCGCGGCGCAGTTTCTTCCAGGCTGCCGGTCAGCTTGAGAGGGAACTGCGCCTGACGTTGAAATAGTCCACTGCTTATGAGCAGCTTCTCATGCACCTTAACAAATTCTCTCTGGGGTGCTGGGAGAGGTCGGGTGCTCACGGGGAAGAGGGTGAATATCGGGCTGCTGGCCTATAAGGGCGTGTATGACCGGTTGGAGGTTCGGTGCGTAGCGCTGGTAGGTGGGTTCCTCTCCCCTGCCTGCCCCCATGCTGCGCACCCGCTTCGTTCGCTGGAAAAGACATTTCCTCCGTCGTCGCAGGCCGTATGGATACCGGTATCCAGACCTTCCACCTCGGGTCCGGTCTCTCCGTGTCAGCGTGTACGCTCAGCGCTGCCTGCCACAGTTTCTGAAGCGTAATCGGGCGCTGCGGCAGGTGGGTCAGGTGCTGAACAGCAGCTCCACTGCCGGCTGTCTCGGGCGCGTGTCGGTGCCAGTGCGGCCGGCGCACAGACAGCCGGCGCAGCCGCCCAGGCCGAAGATCTGTCCCGGAATGTAGTGGGCTCAACGCTTCGTATAGACCGGGTGTGGGGAATGCGCTTGGTGACCGAGACCGGCTGCTGAAATGAGCTTCATGGATACCGGTATCCATCGGTGCGCTCACTACACCCTGACATGCTCCAGCTTCGGCTTCATGGCGTTGTACGGGCACCGGTTCCTGCCCCACTCCTGAGGAGGTCTATACGCTATGGATACCGGTATCCATGGCCGGCTCCGGCGCTCCCCCCTCGCTCCAGGCATAATGAACCCATGACCGGCCAGACCAGAGTGATTCTGATGTTTATCCACGCAGGGGGGGCAGGCAAAACGTCCACCACACGCGACCTGGGAGCCGAGCTGGCCCGCCGGGGCAAACGGGTGCTGCTGATTGACCTTGACCCGCAGGCCAACCTGACGACCTGGCTGGGCGTCTATGACGCGGAACCGGCGCAGACCGTCCAGGGGGCCCTGATGGACTACGCGCCGCTGCCCGAGCCGCTGCGGGTCCACGGCATGGACCTGATTCCCAGCCACCTGTCCCTCGCCCGCACCGAGCGTATTCTGGGTGGCCTGACCAACTCCGAAGGGCGCCTTCAGCTGGCCATCGACGCCCTGCGGGAAGGTGACCGGTACGATTACATCTTACTGGACTGCCCGCCCAGCCTGGGACGCATCACCAGCAACGCTGCCAATTCGGCCGACTGGGTCGTGGTGCCCATTCAGGCAGCCCTCAAAGGCCTGAACGCCCTCGACGGCGTGCAGGAAACCATCACCGAACACAGCCGCACGAACCGGGGCCTTAAGGTGGCGATGTATCTGGTGACGCAGATGAACAACACCCGGGTGGCCCACGAGATGATGGACGCGTTCAGGGAAATTCTGGGCGACCGCCTCGCCGGGCCGATGACCAGCCGCCCCGCTGTCTATGGCAAGGCGCAGACCGAGGGCAGACCCATCGGCACCGACCGCGCCGACGCGGACGCCCTGCGGGAGATTGCTGCGGCCACGGACACCCTGCTGCAGCGTGTGGGGGACCAGGCATGAGCGGCAAACCGAGCACTTCTGCCCTGCAGGCGGCCATGGCCCGTGCCAGCAAGGCCCAGAGCGGCATCCAGGCGGCTGAGGAGCGTCATGTGCCTGTGGAGTACCTGCGCCTGGACGACCTGGACGTTTCTCCCTCTCAGGCCCGCAAGGACTTTCAGGGCATAGATGAGCTGGCCAGAGACATCGCGGCGAATGGGGTGCTCCAGCCGGTGCTGGTGCGGCCACTCGCGGGGGGGCGGTATCAGCTGGTTGCTGGAGAGCGCCGGCTGCGGGCGTCTCGGCAGGCGCAGCAGGCGACCATTCCGGCCGTCATCCGCGACATGACGGACCTGGAAGCCCGAATGCACGGCCTGCGCGAGAACCTCCAGCGCGAGGACCTGAACGCCTACGAGGTGGCACGCGCCGTGCTGGACCTGACCGCCCTCCAGCTGGCACGCCCTGCCGATGAGGTCCAGGCGGAACTCGGCGGCGCAGCCCCCGCCGAGGAGACGCTGCGGGTTCTGGGTGAAGCCCTGAAACTTGTGAACAAGGACCTGACCTACCTCAGCTACCGGCGCAATTACCTTTCTTTGCTCAGGCTGCCGGCCCACCTGGTGGCAGCCATTGAACAGGGCGCCTCCTACTCGGCGGTGCTGGCGGTCCGGGCGGCCACTCCGGAGCAGCAGCGAGTGTGGCTGCCCCTGATCATTTCCGGGGAGTGGAGCCGCCGGCAGGTGCAGCAGGCCCTGCAGGAAGCCAAGCAGACCAGCCAGCCAGCAAACAGGCCGGCAAACAAGAAGAAAGTGCCGCTTGCAGACGACTGGGACCGGCAGATGGGTCAGGTCAGCCGCAAGTTCACGGCGAAGCGCCTGCAGTCTCTCGACCCGCGCAGGCGCCAAAAAGCTCAGCGCCTGTTGAACGAACTCGCGCAGCTGCTTGAAGAGTGACCGGAGTGGGGGAGACCGGGCCTCCGCACAGCCGGCGGGCAGCGGCGAAGCACACGGTGCCGAGTCTCCTGTTGCGTTTGTGTAGGCGGCTGCCTCCTGGGCGCTGAACCGTAACCGCTCCGCTTTCCGTAGAGGCAGGGTGCGGCCCTGGTGCCCTAGGTAAGAGAGGGGGCGGCCTTGCGCCAGGATAAAAACCCGTACCAGAGTAAAATCTCGTGCCGAGCTAAGAACTCTTGCTGCGACGAAAAAGACCGAATTTATCCGCAAGCTGACGCAAGCGCTGAGCGGTGGATACCGGTATCCATGTGGCCCGTCAGGGCAGCCCTTCGACTTGCGCCTTCCCCACTTTTTGCCCACCCAAGCGGCACGAACCACTGAGTTGTAAGGTCAACTCTTCCCTGAGCACCGTAGCCATGCCCGCTGGCTGGATGCATTGACCACCTGGGCAGCCCCCTTTGAAGAACCGAAAATTGACAGCGTGTCCCCCGGAGAGGGCCTGGGAAGAGGTGCTGAGGCTGGTAGAACGCCTCCAGAGCCGTATCACCGACATTGACCGCACGGTAAGCTTCAACGCCAGTGTGCTGGGCGAGCTAAGGCGGCAAAGCGAACTGAGCTACGGAGACGAGATGAGTGGGAGGACATCAAGCTGCTTGCCTACGAATGGCTGGTGTAAAGGCAGCGGTAGGCCGACATCCAGAGCATGAGGAGATGCAATCTGGTGCTGCGGGCGTAGAGGCCTGTTGCCGGAAGGGGCATTGCTTGCTGGAAAGGGAACTGCGGGGCTGTCGGTGTCCCTGGACAGCTTGTGCAGTCGCCCCTGTGACACTCCATGTGACTGTGACGCTCCATGTGACACTGGGCCTGGGCATCTCCGCGCAGAGACAGAACGCTGACATCCGGCTCCTAGCGTAGGTGCAGGAGGAATCTCCATGAAGCGTTCTGCTTACTTTGCGTCCATCACATCTGGTCTGCTTGTCCTCGCTGCCTGTGGCGAGCAAGCCAGCAAGCCTCAGCCTGATACCCGCCAGTGGCTGGCTGGGGATTCTCATATTCATAGCTACTACAGCCCTGGCTACGACTATTGATAGCGGCGTAAGTTGGCGTCCATAAGCTGACGGGGCAGGTGAATATAGCGGACCCGCTGCCAGGCGGTGACAAGCCTCTTTTTCAGCGCTCTGATGGAGTGGGCACAAAAGTTCCCCAACACATTGCGCTTGACGTAGGCCCACACCAACTCGATCGGGTTCAACTCTGGAGCATACGGAGGCAGAAAGATCAGAGAGAGGCGTTCGTGGGTTCCCACGAACGCCTGGGTTACTTTCGCGTGATGAATTTTCGCATTGTCCAGCACCACGACGATGTTCCCCTGAACTTGGCGCAGGATGTGCCCAAAGAATCGGATGACCTCTCCACTGCGGATCGCTCCGGATGTTGTGTGCTGGAAGAATCGTCCATCTGAAGTGATCGCCCCAATCGTCGAAAGCTTCTCCCAGTTCGCTCTGAGCGTGACCAGGGGCGTCACGCCCCTGGGGGACCACGTTCGCCTTCGCACGCCTTTCAACGAGAATCCGACCTCATCCAGATAGATGATTGTGGCTCCCTCAGCGACCTTTTTTTTCCAACTCCGGGAGCACCTGTTCCCGCCAGGATGCGATCCGAAGTTCGTTCCGCTCAGCAGCCCGCCCATCTGGCATCTGTGGGCTGAACCCCAACTTTCGTAGGATTTTACGGACGTGATCATGGTGGTACCACACCTCGAAGTGCCGCCCGATCAGCTCTGCCACACGTTTTGTCGTCCAAGTTTCGTCAGGAAACCCATGCTGCAGAGCACCCTCCCGCAGGAGGGTGCGAAGCTGGTCGTGCTGAGACTCAGTCAGCCGAGCAGGACGACCAGAGCTGACCGTCGCTTGCAAGCTTCCCTTCTTTCTGAGCCGAGCACTCCAAGAAGTCACCGTGAGCACGGAGACGCCGAAGTGAGCAGCGATTTCGCGGTGTGTGTGGCTGCCTTGCTGCAGCCACTCGGTAGCAGCCAGACGCCGCTCCTCAAGTTGGGCACGAGAATATTGGTTCGGTTGCCATTCCACGGTCCCTAGAGTTTAGCAGCGCATACTTACGCCGCTATCAATATTCCACCACGCCGCCTACCCCTATCGTCGGCGGACCGGAGGGGGACGCGCAGTATTCCATTACCAAGAACGCCGAGATGGCAGTCAAGCATGGTCTGTCGTGGATGGTCATTACCGACCACGGCGGCCCCAACCACTCCAAGCTGAACATGGAGCGGGCCTACCCGGAGCTGCTGCAGGCCCGCAAGCAGTTCCCGCAGCTGCTGAGCTTCGTGGGTATGGAGTTCAATATGCCCGCCATGGACCACCACACCCTGATGATTCCTCACACCGACCGTGAATCGCAGACCCTGTTCGATATCGAGAACAAGTGGGACAAGGCGGAAGCCTATCCCACCGACAAGTCCCGCGACACCGAGGAAAAGGCGCTGCAAACCATCAACTACGTGAAGAACATGCAGGGCCCCAAGCCCATCTTCATGGCGAACCACCCGGCCCGCTCGGCCAAAGGCCTGGGCGTGTACGGCGCCGATACCCCGCATGAGCTGCGTAACAACAACGACGCCGCCCCCGATATCTACGTGGGCTTCGAGGGCGCACCGGGCCACCAGGCCGGCGGGCTGAACAGGGACGGAAGCCTCGACCCCAAGGGAAGCCGGGGCAGTTACGGCAGCCACCCCACCTACGGCGGCTTCGACCAGATGACGGCCCGCGTGGGTGGCCTGTGGGATTCCATGCTGGGCGAAGGCCGGCGCTTCTGGATTGTGGCGACCTCGGACTCGCACGTTCACTATACGGACGGCGGCTCGGACTTCTGGCCGGGCGAGTACCAGAAAATCTACGTCAAGGCCGACAAATCTTATGACGATGTGCTGGACGGACTGCGGAACGGCCGTACCTTCGTCACTTCCGGCGACCTGATTTCCGAGCTGGACATGAGCGTGGCGGCCGGTGGCAAGCGGGTCAGCCTGGGTGAAACCCTCAAGTTGGGCGGCGCCCAGGACGTGACCGTGACTGTAAAGCTGCGCGACCCCGCCGGCAACAACTTCCACGGCGAGAACCCGGCCGTGTCGCGGGTGGACCTGATTGTGGGTGACGTGACCGGCAAGGTTGCGAGCAGCCAGTACGACAACGACACCAACCCCAGCACCAAGGTCGAGAAACGCTTCAAGGCCGACTCCTGGAAGCGCGACGGTGAGTACATCACCATGACCTACACCCTCAAGAACGTCAACAAGAACATGTACCTGCGCCTGCGCGGCACCAACACGGACCAGCTGGAGCCCGAAGCCGATCCCAAGGGCGAAAACCCCTGGAACGACCTGTGGTTCTACTCCAACCCGGTGTTCATCGAATTCTGAGCTGAGCCCCCAGCCAAGTCGGAGCGGGCGGAACCGGCAGCGTCATGGCCGGTTTCGTCCGCTGAGCTGATTGGAACAAAAAGAAAAGAGGATTTCCCTTGAAGATGCCGACTGCCGTCCGCGCCGCTCTCACCTTGCTCGCCTGCTGCGCCCTGTCGGGCCGCGCCGGGGCACACGCCACTTCCGACCACTTCCTCAATTTGCAGGTGGACGGCTCCAGCGTCAACGGGCACTGGGACGTGATGCTCAATGACCTGGACTATGTGCTGCACCTCGACGCTGACCAGGACGGCCGGGTCAGCAACGACGAACTGGCGCAGTCCGGCCAGCAGGCCCGCGACTATCTGCTGGGGCACCTGACCGTGACGGCGGACGGGGCGAGCGGCGGCGGGCAGCCCTGCTCCCTGACCGATTCGGGCATGCAGGTAGGCCGGCAGGACAACGGCCGCTTTCTGCGCCTGTCGCTGACCGGTGAGTGCGCCGTGGCCCCCCAGACCCTACAGGTCAGCAACACGCTGTTTACCGACACCGGTGACCAGGACACGCACCGGGGATACCTGAACTTGGAATATGCCGGGCAGACCCAGACGAGCGTGTTCGGTCCCGGCAGCACGGCGGCCAATGTCTCGCTGCAGGCACCGAGCAAGCTGGAAAGCCTCGTCAAATTCATCTGGCTGGGCATGACCCATATCTGGGGGGGGCTGGACCACGTGCTGTTTCTGATCACGCTGCTGCTGCCCTCGGTGCTGCGTTACCGTGAGGGGCGCTGGCAGCCGGTGGGCAGCTTCCGCGAAGCGCTGATCAGCGTGGTCAAGGTGGTCACGGCCTTTACGGTGGCCCACTCGGTGACCCTGAGCCTGGCGGCCCTGGACGTGATTCACCTGCCTTCCCGCCTGGTAGAA
Above is a genomic segment from Deinococcus proteolyticus MRP containing:
- a CDS encoding phosphoesterase, with amino-acid sequence MAVKHGLSWMVITDHGGPNHSKLNMERAYPELLQARKQFPQLLSFVGMEFNMPAMDHHTLMIPHTDRESQTLFDIENKWDKAEAYPTDKSRDTEEKALQTINYVKNMQGPKPIFMANHPARSAKGLGVYGADTPHELRNNNDAAPDIYVGFEGAPGHQAGGLNRDGSLDPKGSRGSYGSHPTYGGFDQMTARVGGLWDSMLGEGRRFWIVATSDSHVHYTDGGSDFWPGEYQKIYVKADKSYDDVLDGLRNGRTFVTSGDLISELDMSVAAGGKRVSLGETLKLGGAQDVTVTVKLRDPAGNNFHGENPAVSRVDLIVGDVTGKVASSQYDNDTNPSTKVEKRFKADSWKRDGEYITMTYTLKNVNKNMYLRLRGTNTDQLEPEADPKGENPWNDLWFYSNPVFIEF
- a CDS encoding HupE/UreJ family protein, whose product is MPTAVRAALTLLACCALSGRAGAHATSDHFLNLQVDGSSVNGHWDVMLNDLDYVLHLDADQDGRVSNDELAQSGQQARDYLLGHLTVTADGASGGGQPCSLTDSGMQVGRQDNGRFLRLSLTGECAVAPQTLQVSNTLFTDTGDQDTHRGYLNLEYAGQTQTSVFGPGSTAANVSLQAPSKLESLVKFIWLGMTHIWGGLDHVLFLITLLLPSVLRYREGRWQPVGSFREALISVVKVVTAFTVAHSVTLSLAALDVIHLPSRLVEAVIALSVVLAALNNVYPLVRERFLWAVAFAFGLVHGFGFSSVLGELVSDRRALVESLLGFNIGVEIGQLALVAVTVPLIFWLRHTVFYRRLVFAPLSALIAVIGAVWFMERAFAA